A single genomic interval of Caretta caretta isolate rCarCar2 chromosome 23, rCarCar1.hap1, whole genome shotgun sequence harbors:
- the CCDC106 gene encoding coiled-coil domain-containing protein 106, whose product MTERNNRRRTMKKDDEAYEISIPFEETPHLEPQIFYSLSPPQSNFEELPEPPPPALALMSSMKTQLHMALERNSWLQKRIEDLEEERDFLRCQLDKFISSAKVDAEDHCRSKQPPRRAEAAESRPGEATDNESLASSLSAASEQGGSAERKKQKQKGGVSRRRFGKPKARERQRVKDADGVLCRYKKILNTFQKLKSMSRAFEHHRVDRNTVALTTPIAELLIVAPEKLAEVGEFDPSKERLLEYSRRCFLALDDETLKKVQALKKSKLLLPITYRFKR is encoded by the exons ATGACCGAGAGGAATAACCGGAGGCGGACGA TGAAGAAGGACGATGAGGCCTACGAGATCTCCATCCCCTTTGAGGAGACACCCCACCTAGAGCCCCAGATCTTCTACAGCCTCAGCCCCCCCCAGAGCAACTTCGAAG aGCTGCCGGAGCCGCCCCCGCCCGCCCTGGCGCTGATGAGCAGCATGAAGACCCAGCTGCACATGGCCCTGGAGCGCAACTCCTGGCTGCAGAAGCGCATCGAGGACCTGGAGGAGGAGCGGGACTTTCTGCGCTGCCAGCTTGACAAGTTCATCTCCTCCGCCAAGGTGGACGCTG AGGATCACTGCCGCAGCAAGCAGCCCCCGCGGCGGGCAGAGGCGGCAGAGAGCCGGCCCGGCGAGGCCACGGACAACGAGAGCCTGGCATCCTCGCTCAGTGCCGCCTCGGAGCAGGGTGGCTCCGCCGAGCGGAAGAAGCAGAAGCAGAAGGGGGGGGTGAGCCGGCGGCGCTTCGGCAAGCCCAAGGCCCGTGAGCGCCAGCGAG TCAAGGATGCCGACGGGGTGCTATGCCGCTACAAGAAGATCCTCAACACCTTCCAGAAGCTGAAGAGCATGAGCCGGGCCTTCGAGCACCACCGGGTGGATCGCAACACGGTGGCGCTGACCACGCCCATCGCCGAGCTGCTCATTGTGGCGCCTGAGAAGCTGGCTGAGGTGGGCGAGTTTGACCCGTCCAAGGAGCGGCTGCTGGAGTACTCGCGCCGCTGCTTCCTGGCGCTGGACGACGAGACCCTCAAGAAGGTGCAGGCCCTCAAGAAGAgcaagctgctgctgcccatcaccTACCGCTTCAAGCGGTGA